In the genome of Microcoleus sp. AS-A8, one region contains:
- a CDS encoding restriction endonuclease subunit S, translating to MMITEGKKLPNGWRWVTLAEVCRDISDGTHFTPTYVSEGIPFLSVKDVRETGISFDDCRFITEKQHRELCKRCKPERGDVLYTKVGTTGIAKAIDIEREFSIFVSVALLKLRPDVIPEYMERVLNAPICRVQAAELTQGAANRNLVIQDIKRIVIPLPSLAEQKRIAAIAQKADRLRGTRRYALQLSDTYLQSVFLEMFGDPIINSMGWDRVTLSDIKTDCIYGTSTKCYPEPNGLPVLRIPNILGDEIDISNLKYAKLSSKEIEQLSLREGDLLFVRTNGNLDYVGRSAVFNLNDSYLFASYLIRARLNFKKVNPWFVSAYLRTSVGRQVMSPFIRTTAGQFNISVEGLKQIVLPLPPLPLQEKFAQIVQKFERLRTQQREAERQAEHLFQTLLHRAFRGELTPQGFNDEPASVLLEEIGAEQTKAEAEAKAATQAMGDAAEYLGSKAKQQDKEFIQLKLPGIE from the coding sequence ATGATGATAACTGAAGGGAAGAAATTGCCTAATGGTTGGCGTTGGGTAACGCTGGCAGAGGTGTGTCGCGATATCTCTGATGGCACCCATTTCACTCCCACTTATGTGTCGGAAGGTATTCCATTTCTTTCAGTCAAAGATGTCCGAGAGACAGGTATCTCTTTCGATGACTGTCGCTTTATCACTGAGAAACAACACCGGGAACTTTGTAAAAGGTGCAAACCAGAACGAGGAGATGTTCTTTACACAAAAGTCGGGACAACAGGCATTGCCAAGGCTATAGATATTGAGCGAGAGTTTAGCATCTTTGTAAGTGTAGCTCTCCTTAAACTCCGTCCAGATGTTATACCCGAATATATGGAGAGAGTGCTTAATGCACCTATTTGTCGCGTTCAAGCTGCCGAGCTAACACAAGGAGCAGCAAATCGCAATCTGGTCATCCAAGATATAAAGCGAATTGTAATTCCCCTGCCGTCGTTAGCAGAACAAAAGCGGATTGCTGCGATCGCACAAAAAGCCGACAGACTCCGAGGCACCCGACGCTACGCCCTACAACTCAGCGACACCTACCTGCAATCCGTCTTCTTGGAGATGTTCGGCGACCCCATCATTAATTCGATGGGATGGGACAGAGTAACACTTTCAGATATAAAAACTGATTGTATATATGGAACTTCAACAAAATGTTATCCTGAACCGAATGGCTTACCAGTGCTTCGTATTCCAAATATATTAGGTGACGAGATAGACATAAGTAACCTTAAGTATGCCAAACTATCATCAAAAGAAATAGAGCAGTTATCACTTCGCGAAGGTGATTTACTTTTTGTACGGACAAATGGCAACCTTGATTATGTTGGACGCTCTGCTGTCTTTAATTTGAACGATTCATATTTATTCGCTTCATACTTAATACGAGCTAGGCTGAATTTTAAAAAAGTTAATCCCTGGTTTGTATCAGCCTATTTACGAACATCTGTAGGGCGGCAAGTAATGTCACCATTTATTCGCACTACTGCTGGTCAATTCAATATTAGTGTTGAAGGACTTAAACAGATTGTTCTTCCACTCCCACCCCTTCCTCTCCAAGAAAAATTTGCCCAAATTGTCCAGAAATTTGAACGCCTCCGCACCCAACAACGGGAAGCCGAACGCCAAGCAGAGCATTTATTTCAAACCCTGCTGCATCGTGCCTTTCGGGGTGAACTGACTCCTCAAGGCTTCAATGATGAGCCTGCATCCGTCTTATTAGAAGAGATTGGCGCAGAACAGACAAAAGCCGAAGCGGAAGCCAAAGCCGCTACGCAGGCGATGGGTGATGCTGCTGAGTATCTTGGCTCGAAAGCCAAACAGCAAGACAAAGAATTTATCCAGCTAAAGCTACCAGGAATAGAGTAA
- a CDS encoding putative DNA binding domain-containing protein, translating into MDVETLLQRLDIGEDQDIEFKSADGGLPKDLWETVSAFANTDGGYIVLGVSESKGRLVISGVRNPNGAQKNFWDIHNNPQKLNAPICSNSNVQVSKVDGHSLITIWVPRAARTQRPVYIDHNPMTGTYKRNYEGDYRCTSEEVRQMLRDASDNPQDLQILEGFDLADLDPETLKSFRQRFSSREPDHPWLALDDRELLCRLGGWRRDRSTGTEGLTLAGLLMFGRERSLLDGLPHYQLDYQERFSDDPETRWTYRLTLDGRWEPNLYNFYYRVYGRLVNDLDVPFQLDKDAVRRGETHVHEALREALVNTLIHADHQSTRPIGVVKLSDGFLFSNPGRLRIPLQRLYEGGVSDARNPNLQKMFQMLGLGEKAGSGFQKILRAWREQQWLIPLVSEKLDLEVTSVALPMASFIPEDVERELKEIVGDNYCNLTELDRTVLMLAHRFGEINNIGIQRYRHEHPREIGECLKRLVNKGWLEQFGRARGTYYTLPSQGQSDLLSLFPSSEHYEPSSEHYEPSSEHYEPSSEHYKRLQEIAAPVRQKGRVNKSLVEKVILELCSEHYLSLRTLADLLDREPDSIRNHYVNPLLSQGLLELKYPAHPNHPYQAYRTKSLPDKRLERVSDTSQIPQT; encoded by the coding sequence ATGGATGTAGAAACGTTATTACAACGTCTAGACATCGGAGAAGACCAAGATATTGAGTTCAAGTCTGCCGATGGAGGATTACCAAAGGATTTGTGGGAAACGGTATCCGCCTTTGCTAATACAGATGGAGGCTATATTGTACTCGGTGTCAGCGAGAGTAAGGGCAGACTTGTAATCTCTGGGGTACGCAACCCCAATGGCGCACAGAAAAACTTCTGGGATATTCATAACAACCCACAAAAGCTCAATGCCCCAATCTGTTCCAACTCTAATGTGCAAGTTTCAAAGGTTGATGGACACAGCCTAATCACTATTTGGGTACCCAGAGCTGCACGTACCCAGCGACCTGTGTATATCGACCATAATCCCATGACTGGCACCTACAAGCGTAATTATGAGGGGGACTACCGCTGCACTTCAGAGGAAGTGCGGCAGATGCTACGGGATGCCAGTGATAACCCTCAAGACCTTCAGATTTTAGAGGGCTTTGACCTTGCTGATCTCGATCCAGAAACACTAAAATCATTTCGCCAGCGGTTTAGCTCTAGGGAACCCGATCACCCTTGGCTGGCACTAGATGATCGGGAGCTGCTCTGTCGGCTAGGTGGTTGGCGTCGCGATCGCAGCACAGGTACAGAAGGACTAACACTAGCTGGTTTGCTCATGTTTGGTCGTGAGCGTAGTCTTCTGGATGGTCTTCCTCACTACCAACTTGATTACCAGGAGCGATTTTCTGACGATCCAGAGACACGATGGACTTATCGCCTGACGCTCGATGGAAGATGGGAGCCAAATCTTTATAACTTCTACTATCGGGTATATGGTCGTCTAGTTAATGATTTAGATGTCCCATTTCAACTTGACAAAGACGCTGTGCGCCGGGGTGAAACCCATGTGCATGAGGCACTGCGCGAAGCTTTGGTCAATACTCTAATCCATGCCGACCATCAATCTACACGTCCCATCGGAGTTGTTAAACTCTCAGACGGCTTTTTATTCTCTAATCCCGGTCGTTTGAGAATCCCTCTTCAGCGTCTTTATGAAGGTGGTGTTAGCGATGCTCGTAACCCCAACCTGCAAAAGATGTTTCAAATGTTGGGTTTAGGAGAGAAGGCAGGCTCTGGTTTTCAGAAAATCCTCCGTGCTTGGAGGGAGCAGCAATGGCTGATTCCCTTGGTTTCAGAAAAACTAGACCTAGAGGTGACATCAGTTGCTTTACCAATGGCAAGTTTCATTCCCGAAGATGTTGAAAGGGAATTAAAGGAGATAGTGGGGGATAACTACTGTAATTTGACAGAGCTAGACCGAACCGTCTTGATGCTAGCGCACCGCTTTGGGGAGATTAATAACATCGGTATTCAGCGTTACAGACATGAACACCCCAGAGAAATCGGTGAATGCCTTAAGCGTCTAGTGAACAAGGGTTGGCTTGAACAATTTGGTCGTGCTCGCGGCACCTACTATACTCTCCCCAGCCAGGGTCAATCAGACTTGCTTTCACTGTTCCCCAGCTCCGAACATTACGAGCCAAGCTCCGAACATTACGAGCCAAGCTCCGAACATTACGAGCCAAGCTCCGAACATTACAAACGTTTGCAAGAAATTGCAGCTCCCGTCCGTCAGAAAGGTCGCGTAAACAAGAGCTTAGTAGAGAAAGTCATTTTAGAACTCTGCTCCGAACATTACCTATCACTCCGAACATTAGCTGACCTGCTGGATCGCGAACCGGATAGCATCCGAAACCACTATGTAAATCCCTTGCTGTCACAAGGCTTGCTAGAACTTAAATATCCTGCTCACCCGAATCACCCTTATCAGGCATATAGAACCAAATCCCTTCCAGATAAGAGACTTGAGCGAGTTTCTGACACTTCGCAAATACCCCAAACCTAA
- a CDS encoding YciI family protein — MPWFVKIEEGIVNKASFDQYVPAHKAYVADLIAKGHKAKTGYWAERGGGMLLFEADSMDEAKALVAQDPLIQNHCVNYVLYEWRIIVE; from the coding sequence ATGCCCTGGTTTGTAAAGATTGAAGAAGGCATCGTCAATAAAGCTAGCTTTGACCAATACGTACCAGCTCATAAAGCCTACGTCGCAGACTTGATTGCCAAGGGACACAAGGCAAAAACGGGCTATTGGGCGGAACGAGGAGGCGGAATGCTGTTGTTTGAGGCCGATTCAATGGATGAGGCAAAGGCCCTTGTTGCCCAAGATCCACTGATCCAAAACCATTGTGTCAACTATGTTCTCTATGAATGGCGCATTATTGTCGAGTGA
- the cas12k gene encoding type V CRISPR-associated protein Cas12k (Type V-K CRISPR systems have also been known as with the large Cas12k protein, has also been known as type V-U5, and Cas12k as C2c5.) — MYTIQCRLSASEQTRRDFWQWMEKYTLLVNELLEKIAQHLQFQEWQKKGDISREAVRKILNALKENPQYSGLPKRFYTSAELISCDTYKSWLALQQQRQLRLLGKQRWLEAVESELELSATTDFNPDEVRTQAGEILEKAIEMLNRNSSQPRNLIGILLNMHDDTAEDPLNRRAINHLLINELQVSEEEPNLTALSERLDKKRVQIKRLEEQLKSRLPKGRDPTGQRYLQILAHISTLPELRDDPQKLEAELDTLTFQEQLPLFNELPYPILFYSSGDLYWSVQSQDTSNPSNPENGIHSELLKSNKPHSPRPKERICVKFKGAEPQKNKSEEGKNYTFKIQCDRRQLPLFRRFLIDYQTYTQLPTEERFSEGLFALRSACLIWRKDESGHRSKKKIGADQPGDQLEPWNTHRLYLHCTVSRPLLTAEGTEQIRAEKKQAIIKELKGKEKLEQKDLDELGLTQQQISSVKRKCSTLNRLENHSPPPRPHTVPYEGQPDISVGVSFSRHQPVAIAVVDIAKQQVLQCKSAKQLLNGGKAQFIWRHGSKEPMLKDGIEKRHPNGGKLYIRKRKRVQGKPYRLVQQLHRRHQQNARQRAKQQQQNCYREDNSDSNLGLYVDRLIAAQIVELALKSKAGTIAIPQLKGIRESVESGIRAQAQRLFPNEKERQKEYALHYRASFHRWSYARLCECIRECAKREGIAVVQRKQSSQGDLQQKAIAIALSS; from the coding sequence ATGTATACGATTCAATGCCGTCTTTCTGCCAGTGAACAGACACGTCGAGACTTTTGGCAATGGATGGAAAAATACACCCTTCTAGTGAATGAATTGCTCGAAAAGATTGCTCAACATCTCCAGTTTCAGGAATGGCAGAAAAAGGGCGATATTTCTCGCGAAGCGGTACGAAAAATTCTCAATGCCCTCAAAGAGAATCCCCAATATTCAGGACTACCAAAACGGTTTTATACATCCGCTGAGTTAATCTCCTGTGACACCTATAAGTCTTGGTTAGCCTTACAGCAACAACGACAGCTTCGACTCCTGGGCAAGCAGCGTTGGTTAGAGGCAGTAGAAAGTGAATTGGAATTGTCAGCAACCACTGATTTTAATCCTGATGAGGTTCGTACTCAAGCTGGTGAAATTCTGGAAAAGGCAATAGAGATGCTGAACAGGAACAGCAGTCAGCCGAGAAATCTCATAGGAATTTTGTTGAACATGCATGATGATACTGCCGAAGACCCTCTAAATCGTCGTGCGATTAATCATCTGCTCATTAATGAACTTCAAGTCAGCGAAGAAGAACCTAATCTCACGGCGCTTTCCGAGCGTCTAGACAAAAAAAGAGTACAAATTAAGCGACTTGAAGAGCAGCTAAAAAGCCGACTTCCAAAAGGAAGAGACCCAACCGGACAGCGATACTTACAGATTTTGGCTCACATCAGTACTCTTCCTGAATTGAGAGATGACCCCCAGAAGCTGGAAGCGGAACTAGATACACTGACTTTTCAAGAGCAACTGCCTCTGTTCAACGAATTACCTTACCCAATTCTCTTTTATAGTTCGGGTGACTTGTATTGGTCTGTTCAGTCTCAAGATACATCCAATCCTTCTAACCCGGAAAATGGGATTCATTCAGAGTTATTAAAGAGTAATAAGCCGCATTCTCCGCGACCCAAAGAAAGAATTTGCGTTAAATTCAAAGGAGCCGAACCCCAAAAAAACAAATCCGAGGAAGGCAAAAACTATACCTTTAAGATTCAGTGTGATCGTCGTCAGCTCCCCTTATTTCGACGGTTTCTGATTGATTATCAGACTTATACTCAATTGCCCACAGAAGAACGTTTCTCTGAAGGACTCTTTGCTCTGCGCTCAGCCTGCCTAATTTGGCGTAAGGATGAAAGTGGACACAGGAGCAAAAAGAAAATAGGAGCAGACCAACCAGGAGACCAACTAGAGCCTTGGAATACTCATCGTCTTTATCTTCATTGCACTGTGAGCAGACCTCTGTTAACAGCCGAGGGAACCGAGCAAATACGAGCAGAAAAAAAACAGGCAATCATTAAAGAACTTAAAGGAAAAGAAAAGCTTGAACAGAAAGACTTGGATGAATTAGGACTAACTCAGCAACAGATTAGCTCCGTTAAACGCAAATGCTCCACATTAAACCGTCTGGAGAATCATTCACCCCCACCTCGGCCTCACACCGTACCTTATGAAGGGCAACCTGATATCTCAGTTGGAGTCAGTTTTAGTCGTCATCAACCTGTAGCAATTGCTGTTGTAGATATCGCCAAACAACAAGTTCTACAGTGCAAGAGTGCCAAGCAACTCTTGAACGGGGGAAAAGCCCAATTTATCTGGAGACATGGCTCGAAGGAACCGATGTTAAAAGATGGCATCGAAAAGCGGCATCCCAATGGCGGCAAGCTCTACATCAGGAAAAGAAAGCGCGTTCAAGGGAAACCCTATCGCCTGGTTCAGCAACTCCATCGACGACATCAACAGAATGCTCGACAAAGGGCTAAACAGCAGCAGCAAAACTGTTATCGGGAGGACAACTCCGACTCCAATCTAGGACTCTACGTTGACCGACTCATCGCGGCTCAAATAGTCGAGCTGGCCCTGAAAAGTAAAGCAGGAACCATTGCCATCCCCCAACTCAAGGGCATTCGTGAAAGCGTTGAGAGCGGCATTCGAGCGCAAGCACAGCGACTGTTCCCTAATGAGAAGGAACGCCAAAAAGAATATGCTTTGCATTATCGAGCCAGCTTCCATCGTTGGAGCTATGCAAGACTATGTGAGTGTATTAGAGAGTGCGCCAAAAGAGAGGGTATCGCCGTCGTCCAAAGGAAACAGTCCTCCCAAGGAGATTTGCAGCAAAAAGCAATAGCCATTGCTTTATCTTCCTAG
- a CDS encoding DUF262 domain-containing protein — MNSISTFDITKYPLLDILKDIKTGRIQLPDFQRDWVWDDLSVRRLLSSISLAYPVGAVMLLQQENSHVRFKPRPVDGATLQQPPAPNLLILDGQQRLTALFMVLLSEQPVLVKSSNSNKISRHWYYLDIEKALDSNKERLEAIVTLPESRRLRTFSGELIDASTPQQEFLARLFPLSKVFSFSQWRSEYSQFWQYDSKKLKLIDTFELEVLKKFEHYQMPVIQLRDSLPKAAVCQVFEDTNTCGCDLNYFDLMSASYCTDNFSLRDDWKHREAHLKSFKVLRNLRNTDFLQAVTLVASYTRRTSAIRAGVNIERIPAISCRRTDILKLSTEEYTTWADSVTKGFEDAARFLYSQRIFDANHLAYPIQLVALAAILTVVGEQAEGAQVRSRLGHWLWAGMLGEMYTRGSETRVTHDLLEVPRFLSGSLVPTTLTFAHFSIQRLLSVRKRYGALYQGLSALLRLQGAIDWSTGEEINDVLYFEQRVESHHIFPVSWCKKRGIKPQKYNSLVNRTPLAAKTNKKIGGKAPSVYLKQFEMSGTSPTRLDEMLRSHAIDPMMLRSDDFEGFYVARIEALMELIAQAMGKHFPVKPFEGNCWKYENGHHHILERITPLNY; from the coding sequence ATGAACTCGATTAGCACCTTTGACATCACCAAATACCCCCTACTTGATATCCTCAAAGACATCAAAACAGGCAGAATTCAACTCCCCGATTTCCAGCGAGATTGGGTTTGGGATGACTTAAGCGTGCGTCGGCTCTTATCTAGCATTTCTCTGGCTTACCCCGTTGGTGCAGTTATGCTACTTCAGCAAGAAAACTCCCATGTCCGCTTCAAACCCCGCCCAGTCGATGGCGCGACTCTACAGCAACCACCTGCCCCCAACTTATTAATCCTAGACGGGCAACAGCGTTTAACCGCTCTATTCATGGTGCTGCTATCCGAGCAACCTGTCCTAGTTAAAAGCTCAAACAGCAATAAAATCAGCCGTCACTGGTACTACCTGGATATTGAAAAAGCGCTCGACTCTAACAAGGAGCGACTAGAAGCCATCGTTACCTTACCTGAATCAAGAAGACTACGAACGTTTAGCGGTGAACTAATTGATGCTTCTACCCCACAACAAGAATTTTTAGCCAGACTGTTCCCCTTATCAAAAGTGTTCTCTTTCTCACAATGGAGAAGCGAGTATTCTCAGTTCTGGCAGTACGACAGCAAAAAACTGAAACTCATCGATACGTTTGAGCTAGAAGTCCTGAAAAAGTTTGAACATTATCAGATGCCTGTCATCCAACTCCGGGACTCTCTACCCAAAGCCGCCGTTTGCCAAGTGTTTGAGGACACCAACACCTGTGGGTGTGACCTTAATTACTTCGACCTGATGAGTGCTAGCTACTGTACGGATAACTTTAGCTTGAGAGATGATTGGAAGCACAGAGAGGCTCATCTCAAGTCCTTCAAAGTACTACGCAACTTGAGAAACACGGATTTTCTGCAAGCGGTTACCTTAGTTGCCAGTTACACCCGTCGCACATCAGCCATCCGTGCGGGTGTGAATATCGAGAGAATACCCGCCATTAGTTGTCGGCGAACAGATATCCTGAAGCTGTCAACCGAGGAATATACTACTTGGGCAGACTCCGTCACCAAAGGGTTTGAGGACGCCGCTCGATTCTTGTACAGCCAGAGAATCTTTGACGCTAATCACCTAGCCTACCCAATCCAATTAGTGGCTTTAGCCGCCATTTTGACCGTAGTGGGAGAACAAGCAGAAGGCGCACAGGTTCGTTCGAGATTAGGACATTGGCTGTGGGCCGGAATGCTGGGAGAAATGTATACCCGTGGGTCTGAGACACGAGTCACCCATGATTTACTGGAAGTGCCAAGGTTTTTATCCGGCAGTTTAGTACCCACGACCCTTACTTTTGCTCATTTCTCGATACAACGACTGCTCAGTGTCAGGAAACGTTACGGTGCTTTGTACCAAGGTTTATCAGCTTTGTTGCGGCTCCAAGGGGCCATTGATTGGAGTACGGGGGAAGAAATTAATGACGTGCTTTATTTTGAACAACGGGTTGAGTCTCACCACATCTTTCCAGTATCTTGGTGTAAAAAGCGAGGCATTAAGCCGCAAAAATACAACAGTTTGGTCAACCGCACACCTCTGGCGGCAAAAACCAACAAAAAAATTGGTGGCAAAGCCCCTTCGGTTTACCTCAAACAGTTTGAGATGTCTGGGACATCACCCACTCGACTTGATGAGATGTTACGCTCTCATGCGATTGACCCAATGATGCTGCGCTCTGACGATTTTGAGGGATTTTACGTGGCACGAATTGAAGCGTTAATGGAGTTAATCGCCCAGGCAATGGGTAAGCATTTCCCTGTTAAACCCTTTGAAGGGAATTGTTGGAAGTACGAAAACGGCCACCACCATATACTCGAACGAATCACACCCCTTAATTATTAA
- a CDS encoding N-6 DNA methylase, with protein MLTDPDLKSKVDQIWDKLWTGGLSNPMDAIEQFSFLLFLKRLDESEDDRQRQARLRNQDYKPLVPPEIRWREWTNKEAKDALEYVRTKVFPWLKEMGNEGSSFKQYMQGAEFKINNPRLLIEVCNAIAALKISEQNQDVQGDLYEYLLSKLSIAGRNGQFRTPRHIIRMMVEMREPKPRDRIADLAAGTCGFLVNAYEYILETHTSPDILYDDKGQKQLIGDLLSPEQGEFLQKEAFTAYDNDSGMTMLRIGSMNLMLHGIEHPRFFYMDTLSKEFTDKKSYDLVLMNPPFKGKIAEKVVEGKPEDKSANGKRAKQSAKGKLDLGLELPTNCTKSELLFLHLILRTLDMGGRCAVIVPDGVLFGSSKQHQEIRHKIVEENRLDGVVSMPSGVFQPYAGVSTAVLFFTRGDTTNKIWFYDMEHDGFSLDQKRQPVAENDIPDILTCWKNRFNPDFTTQRAERLSELKSEIAPMKAERLKLLKEINRLTFENAIAPADDEPTRVALEADRQRLAQLHEQMAPLQAEINQLNRQFWVTKAQVKANKYDLSASRYRQIEQDEPYYESPQVTMERLLKLEHVMAMEVKELMLYIESK; from the coding sequence ATGCTCACTGACCCCGACTTAAAATCAAAAGTTGACCAAATCTGGGACAAGCTCTGGACTGGGGGCTTGTCCAATCCAATGGATGCGATCGAGCAGTTTTCCTTTTTGCTGTTCCTGAAGCGGTTGGACGAGAGTGAAGACGACCGACAACGACAGGCAAGACTGCGAAACCAAGATTATAAGCCCCTTGTGCCACCAGAAATCCGCTGGCGGGAATGGACTAACAAAGAGGCGAAAGATGCCCTGGAGTATGTAAGAACTAAGGTTTTTCCCTGGTTGAAGGAAATGGGGAATGAGGGCAGTTCTTTTAAGCAGTACATGCAGGGTGCTGAGTTCAAAATCAATAATCCACGCTTGTTGATTGAAGTCTGCAACGCGATCGCAGCACTGAAAATCTCCGAACAGAATCAGGATGTTCAGGGCGATTTGTACGAGTACTTGCTGTCAAAGCTGAGTATTGCGGGGCGTAACGGGCAGTTTCGCACGCCGCGCCACATTATCCGGATGATGGTGGAGATGAGGGAACCTAAGCCAAGGGACAGAATTGCGGATTTGGCAGCGGGAACCTGCGGCTTTCTGGTGAATGCCTATGAGTACATTTTAGAAACCCACACCAGCCCGGATATTTTGTACGACGACAAGGGGCAAAAGCAGTTAATCGGCGATTTGCTTTCTCCTGAGCAAGGTGAGTTTCTCCAAAAGGAAGCGTTTACTGCCTATGACAACGATTCCGGCATGACCATGTTACGCATCGGCTCGATGAACCTGATGCTACACGGAATCGAGCATCCCCGGTTCTTTTACATGGATACCCTCTCGAAAGAATTTACCGATAAGAAAAGCTATGATTTGGTGCTGATGAATCCGCCCTTTAAGGGAAAAATCGCGGAGAAAGTTGTTGAGGGGAAACCCGAAGACAAATCTGCTAATGGGAAAAGAGCCAAGCAGTCTGCTAAGGGTAAATTAGACCTGGGTCTAGAGTTGCCAACTAACTGCACGAAGTCAGAACTGCTATTTTTGCACCTGATTTTGCGAACGCTGGATATGGGCGGACGCTGTGCGGTGATTGTACCGGATGGGGTGCTATTTGGTTCGAGCAAGCAACACCAGGAGATTCGTCATAAGATTGTTGAAGAAAATCGCCTGGATGGAGTGGTGTCAATGCCATCTGGGGTGTTTCAGCCTTATGCGGGAGTATCGACGGCAGTGTTGTTCTTTACTCGTGGCGATACGACGAATAAGATTTGGTTCTATGACATGGAACACGATGGGTTTTCCCTGGATCAAAAGCGGCAACCTGTAGCGGAGAATGATATCCCGGATATTCTCACCTGTTGGAAGAATCGGTTTAATCCTGATTTCACGACGCAAAGAGCGGAACGCTTGAGTGAGTTAAAATCTGAAATTGCGCCGATGAAGGCTGAACGGTTGAAGCTACTCAAGGAAATCAATCGCCTGACGTTTGAGAATGCGATCGCACCCGCCGATGATGAGCCGACCCGTGTCGCTTTGGAAGCGGATAGGCAACGACTGGCACAACTGCACGAGCAAATGGCACCCCTGCAAGCGGAAATTAATCAATTGAATCGGCAGTTTTGGGTGACAAAGGCGCAGGTGAAGGCGAATAAATATGACCTTTCAGCGAGTCGTTACCGTCAGATTGAGCAGGATGAGCCTTATTATGAGTCGCCACAGGTGACGATGGAGAGGTTGTTGAAGTTAGAGCATGTTATGGCGATGGAAGTAAAAGAACTGATGCTCTACATAGAATCCAAGTGA
- a CDS encoding DEAD/DEAH box helicase family protein — protein sequence MSRNEANTRKDLIDPALVKAGWNLDKEKNQVGIEVPVDGYNAELWNGVTDYCLYRANGDVIAVVEAKRQSFEPQIAQTQVEYYVKEIEKHQSFRPFAFMTNGQEIYFWDVGNTAKRQVAGFFSLDDLENLLYIRQNKISLMNVSVNLQIAGRVYQQEAIRQVCEVFDEGKRRALLVMATGTGKTRTAMSIVDLFLRANQTRKVLFVADRNNLVDQALMDGFEAHIPNEPCDRITTNNIDKTKRLYVVTDKTLRNCFKQFTPAFI from the coding sequence ATGTCTCGCAATGAAGCGAATACTCGAAAAGATTTAATCGATCCAGCGCTAGTGAAAGCGGGATGGAATCTAGATAAGGAGAAAAACCAGGTCGGAATTGAAGTTCCGGTAGATGGGTACAATGCAGAGCTTTGGAATGGTGTTACGGATTATTGTCTCTATCGTGCTAACGGTGATGTAATCGCCGTTGTTGAGGCAAAACGACAGAGTTTCGAGCCACAGATTGCTCAGACGCAGGTTGAGTATTACGTCAAGGAAATCGAGAAGCATCAGAGTTTTCGTCCATTTGCCTTTATGACCAATGGGCAGGAGATTTATTTTTGGGATGTGGGGAATACGGCTAAGCGGCAAGTGGCTGGCTTTTTCTCGCTAGACGATTTGGAGAATTTGCTTTACATTCGCCAGAACAAAATTTCGTTGATGAACGTGTCGGTTAATCTTCAGATTGCGGGACGGGTGTATCAGCAGGAGGCGATTCGACAAGTTTGTGAAGTATTTGATGAAGGAAAGCGGCGTGCTTTGTTGGTGATGGCGACGGGAACGGGGAAAACTCGCACCGCCATGTCAATCGTTGACCTGTTTTTGAGAGCGAACCAAACCCGAAAGGTGTTGTTTGTCGCAGATCGGAATAATTTGGTCGATCAAGCGTTGATGGATGGTTTTGAGGCTCATATCCCTAATGAACCTTGCGATCGCATCACAACCAATAACATTGATAAGACGAAACGACTCTATGTAGTAACAGATAAAACGCTGAGGAACTGCTTTAAACAGTTCACTCCTGCCTTTATTTGA
- a CDS encoding helix-turn-helix domain-containing protein → MSNPRSLEQREVELIALLSHTQLGISPRTFLTKWDVNYEQLAAICHCTIGTVTRWFARGENYRRPGTYPCLKLKLADLLLENYQDIPEEWFQSIFPPESQ, encoded by the coding sequence ATGAGTAATCCCCGCTCCCTAGAACAACGCGAAGTAGAGTTGATTGCTCTGCTTTCTCATACCCAACTCGGAATCTCACCCCGAACCTTCCTAACCAAATGGGACGTTAATTACGAACAGCTTGCTGCTATCTGCCATTGCACCATCGGCACCGTAACTCGTTGGTTTGCCAGAGGAGAAAACTATCGGCGTCCTGGTACTTATCCTTGCCTCAAACTCAAACTGGCAGATTTGCTCTTAGAAAATTATCAAGACATTCCAGAAGAATGGTTTCAATCCATTTTTCCTCCTGAAAGTCAATAG